The genomic DNA GCAGCTTCAGCCGCTTCTAAAGTCCTACGCGACGGGCGGACATCTAAACCGAGCAAAACGGCCGCCGGTAGCGCGTTATCCCAAAAGCCTTCGAAAAAGAAATAAACAAAAGGGCTTGCGAAGTAATCGGAACGACCGCGGTTATTCGGCGGTTTTTTCGTTTAGAAGTTATCGAGCGGTAACTTCTGACCCTTCTCGCGCTTTATCCTCGGGGCGTCCTTGAACGTTTCGCTCGTATCGGGGAGGTCCGGCCACTTCTCGCGTTAAAAATATCCGAATCCAAAAAATAAACCTTAGGGCTCGTAGGGAATGTATTCCCGCAGAATATCGAGGTTGTCGCCGTAGTAAAGGGTGTTCATAAATCTACGTCAGCTCCCAAGGAATTTAATAGCGCCGCCTAATCCTTCTCGTAAGTATCCGAATAATTCGTGAACGATAGGGGCGTCTAATCCCAGTTGCGTAGCTATATTGATAATAGCGCCTATGGCTACGAGAGTCCAATCTTTTTTATTTAGACGGTTAGAGCTTTCTTTTAAATAGATTAACTCTTGCGTTACAAATTTAACTTGACTTTCGTTAAGATCGAGACCTTCCTTTAACCGGTGTTCGATGCGGTTTAAGGCGGCGTGAAGCTGCGTTTTTTCTTCGTCGTCGAAAGTCCCTTGTAACTTACGTTCTTCTAATGTTGGGGATGCTGATATCGCTTGTTCGGCTAGTTGTGCCCAATAATCCGGGGTTTCGGTTTCGCGTTTTACCCAAGATAACCAATAATTAAATACTTTGAGCGTTTTTAACCAACTCCGCATTTCGTACGCGCCACATTTTTTTTCTTCGCCCGGAGAACAACATACTATATCGATCAAATGTGGCGGAAAGTCGTCTTGAAAACTACAATCGAAAATGAAATAATAACCGGTATTCCGGTAAGATAAACCTTCCGCCAAGTAATTTTGACCGCGCTCGCTTCCGTATTTTTTCCACTCGAAATCCCCCGGCGTAAATCTGCGTTCTTCGATAGCTTTATATAAGTCGGCTTTCTGGGAATTTAATAATTCCCTTGCTATATCCATTTCTATCCTTTCGTATCGTTTTAATAACTAGCTTCTACGCCTCGTCCCGGGTTGCAGCGTAGTCGGCGACGTCGGCGCCGCGGGGCGGCCGTATGTTGCTTACGCAACTAAATACGGCGTTTCGCTTCGCCCTTCGAATATCCAAAACCCAATTACATAAGAACCTTCCACTCTAACACCGGGGCCCGAATAATAATGATCGTAATATCGCGGGATAACACGTACCCTTTCGTTTAAGTAATCAATAAATATCTGAATATGAATACTCCAAACACGGTTTTTAACTAAAACCGATACTCCGTCAGCAATACCCGGATAACCACTAAGGGTTCCGAGTACTTCCTGGTCGATACCGGGCGCCTCTAGGTCTATTGCGAAGTTAGTAGCCCGGATTTCGTTACTAATCATTATATGTCGTGCCTTGCCGTTGAATAAACCTTGCGTAACCCCCGGGCAAAGGGAGATAGTTTTACCGTCCGCTTTCTCTATCCATGGAGAAACCGTCATTAAAAATTCGGAAATACCCCTTGATAAGTTAGCGTATTTAATCGGGATAGCTATACCGCTTATTGGGCAAAGTGCTAATATGGGTACATTTTCTGTTTCTACTACCGTCCCATTCCGCCAAGTCTTTAATGCGATTTCCGGGTTATTAACTTCGGCGAAAACGTTCGGTTCAAAATCCCTTTCCTCCAATAAAATGATCTCCTTGGTTTTTTCGACTTGGGCTTTAGCTTGGTACGCGTAATAAATCGCCGCCAGAGCGGTTATCGCAAATATAACCGCGAGGACTACTTCTCCTGTGGTCATAAATATTCCCTCCGAGAGGTTAAATTACGCAAAAGATATCACGGGTTATCTAATAAAAAACCCGACGCCTCGCTCCCATCATTAGGAGCTGTTCGCGTCGGGTGGTTTTCGTTCGTCGGTCATATCTCGCCTTCCCCCCCCCGCAAGATAGCATAACGCCGGGCCGTTTGGTAATAAAAAAAATAGCCTATAATATTCCCCCCATAAAAAAACACCCGCCGCTTAAGCAGCGACGGGAGCGTTGCTACGCTGTTGGTTGCCGGCACAGCCTCGGCTCGAGCCGCGCTATTTGACCTTATCGACGAACTCCTGGATGGTCTCTTTGGAGACCGCGCCCACCATCTTCTCGGCCACCTGGCCGCCCTTGAATAAGAGCAGCGTCGGGATGGAGCGAACGCCGTACCTGGACGCAATAGCGGGGCTCTCGTCGACGTTGACCTTGCCGACCTTGACGGCCTCCGCGTTGTCGTTCGCGACCTCCTCCACCGCCGGCGCGATCATCTTGCACGGCATGCACCACTCGGCCCAGAAGTCGATAAGGACCGGTTTGTCCGATTGCAAGACCTCGGCCTCGAAATTGCCTTCCGTGAACTCGTGGATGTTCTCCGCCATACGTGTGGACCTCCTAAAGCGGCGCGGGGGCCGTTCCTCTGTCGATTGAGCCGGGACGTATATGATAAGTCAAGCGGGAGCTCCCTGTCAACCTCTTAATGGCGGGCGCCTCCGCGCGGCGGGCCGCCGGTACAACTGTAGAGTAAAGGGACATGGTACCCACCAGGATATGGTAAAGTTGAGTTGGATAAACCGCTCGACTTTCGCCAAAATCCGGAGGTGGCGTACCGATGTCCCGACTAAAGTATAAGGATATATGTGGAGGAGAGCAACGGAAATATACGTTACGGGTAGATATAGTGCAATACGCGGAGGAGCACGGGGTAAGGAGAACGGCGGGGGCGTACGGTACGACGGCGAAGACGGTGCGGAAGTGGCGGGATCGGTACCGAGAGGAGGGGGTTAAAGGACTGGAGGACAGGAGCCGGCGGCCGAAGAAGAGCCCCGGGCGTACGGCGCGTAAGTTGGAGAAGCTGGTGGTG from bacterium includes the following:
- the trxA gene encoding thioredoxin, whose amino-acid sequence is MAENIHEFTEGNFEAEVLQSDKPVLIDFWAEWCMPCKMIAPAVEEVANDNAEAVKVGKVNVDESPAIASRYGVRSIPTLLLFKGGQVAEKMVGAVSKETIQEFVDKVK